In the Sinorhizobium arboris LMG 14919 genome, one interval contains:
- a CDS encoding DUF1134 domain-containing protein yields MQPMMKTTRMAVRAIVTMMALVASVLIAGTGGAQAQSQNTSQYTMQEIVDAGHGFFGETSGGLAKVVERAFERYGLPNGYILGQEGSGAFIAGVTYGEGELHTKNVGQHSVFWQGPSLGLDWGGQGSRAMMLVYNLPSVPALYKRFGGVSGSAYVVAGVGMTVLTDEHVVVVPIRTGIGARLGINVGYLKLTQQPTWNPF; encoded by the coding sequence ATGCAGCCGATGATGAAGACGACCCGGATGGCTGTCCGCGCTATTGTTACCATGATGGCTCTGGTGGCCAGCGTCCTGATCGCCGGCACCGGGGGTGCGCAGGCGCAATCCCAGAACACGAGCCAGTACACGATGCAGGAGATCGTCGACGCCGGTCACGGCTTCTTTGGCGAAACGTCCGGCGGCCTTGCCAAGGTGGTCGAGCGGGCCTTCGAGCGCTATGGTCTGCCGAACGGTTATATCCTCGGCCAGGAAGGATCCGGCGCCTTTATCGCCGGCGTCACCTACGGCGAAGGCGAGCTCCATACGAAGAACGTCGGACAGCACAGCGTCTTCTGGCAGGGCCCGTCGCTCGGGCTCGACTGGGGCGGACAAGGCAGCCGCGCCATGATGCTTGTCTACAATCTGCCGAGCGTCCCGGCTCTCTACAAGCGCTTCGGCGGCGTCTCAGGCTCCGCTTACGTGGTCGCCGGGGTCGGCATGACGGTGCTGACGGACGAACATGTCGTGGTGGTGCCTATCCGCACCGGCATCGGCGCAAGACTCGGGATCAATGTCGGTTACCTCAAGCTGACGCAGCAGCCGACCTGGAACCCCTTCTGA
- a CDS encoding GNAT family N-acetyltransferase, protein MDIAQEEANAKGRYTATLDGHTGEMTYSRSSPRLIIVDHTFVPDELRGKGVGQALALHAIDEARKGSWKIIPLCPFMRAQAMRHPEWQDVIQG, encoded by the coding sequence ATGGACATCGCCCAGGAAGAAGCGAATGCGAAGGGCCGCTACACGGCGACGCTCGACGGCCATACCGGGGAGATGACCTATTCAAGGTCGTCGCCCCGGCTCATAATCGTGGACCACACTTTCGTTCCGGACGAGCTGCGCGGCAAGGGCGTCGGCCAGGCGCTTGCGCTTCACGCCATCGACGAGGCCCGCAAGGGCAGCTGGAAGATCATCCCGCTTTGCCCGTTCATGCGCGCCCAGGCCATGCGCCACCCGGAGTGGCAGGATGTGATCCAAGGCTGA
- a CDS encoding helix-turn-helix transcriptional regulator, translating into MNDSNEPASRREAETNMPFEVDTASVRTEYELLHLMRRLISRYGYAHFLIARLPLADEQRFSERLVLSNWPAELVRQYDAGETFQTSVLVERLRQTKLPVTGGPELMEAARKGAGKASVRRLPPHSDMAHFAVLLHTTYGEPFVVMLSGTRGEPAGAELATLYLTLVQLFECLERTFDAGGGAREKLSSREIECLRWAAAGKSSDEIAIILGISAYTVSSYFKSATRKLDAVNRMQAIARAIRMKLI; encoded by the coding sequence ATGAACGATTCGAATGAACCGGCCTCGCGGCGCGAGGCCGAAACGAACATGCCTTTCGAGGTCGACACCGCATCGGTGCGCACGGAGTATGAGCTCCTGCATCTGATGCGGCGGCTGATCTCCCGTTACGGCTACGCGCATTTCCTGATCGCGCGGCTGCCGCTGGCCGACGAGCAGCGCTTTTCCGAGCGGCTCGTGCTGAGCAACTGGCCCGCGGAACTCGTGCGGCAATACGATGCCGGCGAAACCTTCCAGACGAGCGTGCTGGTCGAGCGGCTGCGTCAGACGAAGCTGCCCGTCACCGGCGGCCCGGAACTCATGGAAGCGGCGCGCAAGGGCGCCGGCAAGGCTTCGGTTCGCCGCCTCCCGCCTCACTCGGATATGGCCCACTTCGCGGTGCTGCTGCACACGACCTATGGCGAGCCTTTCGTGGTGATGCTCTCCGGTACGAGGGGCGAGCCTGCCGGCGCGGAGCTCGCGACGCTTTATCTGACGCTCGTGCAGCTTTTCGAATGTCTGGAGCGTACCTTCGATGCCGGCGGTGGCGCGCGCGAGAAGCTCTCGAGCCGGGAGATCGAATGTCTGCGCTGGGCGGCCGCCGGAAAGAGCAGCGACGAGATCGCCATCATTCTCGGCATATCCGCCTATACGGTGAGCAGTTATTTCAAGAGCGCCACCCGCAAGCTCGACGCCGTCAACCGCATGCAGGCGATCGCAAGGGCGATACGGATGAAGCTGATCTGA
- the chpT gene encoding histidine phosphotransferase ChpT, with protein sequence MAKNPNLTLTGPDLAALLCSRVCHDIISPVGAINNGLELLDEGGADADAMDLIRTSALNASVRLKFARLAFGASGSVGASIDTGEAEKAAKDFAASEKKTEVNWNGPRAIIAKNRVKLLLNLFLIAYGSIPRGGVIDITLENPEFDAIFTLNAKGRMMRVPPKLVELISGTPEEAVDAHSIQPYYTVLLAEEAGMAIDVVSTGEAIVFSARVVAPETVNA encoded by the coding sequence ATGGCAAAGAATCCGAATCTGACATTGACGGGACCCGATCTGGCCGCGCTGCTGTGCAGTCGCGTCTGCCACGACATCATCTCGCCGGTCGGCGCCATCAACAACGGTCTCGAACTCCTCGACGAGGGCGGCGCCGATGCGGATGCGATGGACCTCATTCGCACCAGCGCGCTCAATGCTTCGGTACGGCTGAAATTCGCGCGCCTTGCATTCGGGGCCTCGGGCTCGGTCGGCGCCTCGATCGACACCGGCGAGGCCGAGAAGGCCGCCAAGGATTTTGCCGCTTCGGAGAAGAAGACCGAAGTCAACTGGAACGGTCCGCGCGCGATCATCGCCAAGAACCGCGTCAAGCTGCTCCTGAACCTGTTCCTGATCGCCTATGGCTCGATCCCGCGTGGCGGCGTCATTGACATCACTCTGGAAAATCCGGAGTTCGACGCAATATTCACCCTCAATGCCAAGGGTCGGATGATGCGCGTGCCGCCGAAGCTGGTGGAGCTCATCTCCGGCACGCCGGAGGAGGCGGTCGACGCACATTCGATCCAGCCCTATTACACGGTGCTCCTGGCGGAAGAGGCCGGGATGGCGATCGACGTCGTATCGACCGGCGAAGCCATCGTCTTCTCCGCTCGCGTCGTAGCGCCCGAAACGGTGAACGCCTGA
- the sciP gene encoding CtrA inhibitor SciP, with protein MTEMMRPRVKYVIGPDGSPLTVADLPPANTRRWVIRRKAEVVAAVRGGLLSLEEACERYTLTVEEFLSWQSSINDHGLAGLRTTRIQQYRH; from the coding sequence ATGACCGAAATGATGCGTCCACGCGTGAAATATGTCATCGGCCCCGATGGCAGTCCCTTGACGGTGGCGGACCTGCCGCCGGCCAATACCCGGCGCTGGGTTATCCGCAGGAAGGCTGAAGTCGTCGCCGCCGTGCGTGGTGGCCTATTAAGCCTCGAAGAGGCATGTGAGCGTTATACGTTGACCGTAGAGGAATTCCTCTCCTGGCAATCCTCGATAAACGATCATGGCCTCGCCGGCCTGCGCACGACGCGCATCCAGCAATATCGCCACTGA
- the ctrA gene encoding response regulator transcription factor CtrA — protein sequence MRVLLIEDDSATAQSIELMLKSESFNVYTTDLGEEGVDLGKLYDYDIILLDLNLPDMSGYEVLRTLRLSKVKTPILILSGMAGIEDKVRGLGFGADDYMTKPFHKDELVARIHAIVRRSKGHAQSVISTGELIVNLDAKTVEVGGQRVHLTGKEYQMLELLSLRKGTTLTKEMFLNHLYGGMDEPELKIIDVFICKLRKKLANAAGGANYIETVWGRGYVLREPEGSDYLETA from the coding sequence ATGCGGGTTCTACTGATCGAAGACGACAGCGCGACGGCTCAAAGCATTGAGCTCATGCTCAAGTCCGAAAGTTTCAACGTCTACACCACCGATCTCGGGGAAGAAGGCGTCGATCTCGGCAAGCTTTACGACTACGATATCATTCTTCTCGACCTGAACCTGCCGGACATGTCGGGTTACGAAGTTCTCAGAACGCTGCGTCTGTCGAAGGTCAAAACGCCGATTCTCATCCTGTCGGGTATGGCGGGCATCGAAGACAAGGTCCGGGGCCTCGGATTCGGCGCCGACGACTATATGACCAAGCCTTTCCACAAGGACGAGCTGGTGGCCCGTATCCACGCGATCGTGCGCCGCTCCAAGGGTCATGCCCAATCGGTCATCTCCACGGGCGAGCTGATCGTCAATCTGGATGCCAAGACCGTGGAAGTCGGCGGCCAGCGCGTGCACCTGACCGGCAAGGAATATCAGATGCTGGAGCTGCTCTCGCTGCGCAAGGGCACAACGCTCACCAAGGAAATGTTCCTGAACCACCTTTATGGCGGCATGGACGAGCCGGAACTGAAGATCATCGACGTCTTCATCTGTAAGCTGCGCAAGAAGCTCGCCAACGCCGCCGGCGGCGCCAATTACATCGAGACCGTCTGGGGCCGCGGCTACGTGCTGCGCGAGCCGGAAGGCAGCGACTATCTGGAAACCGCCTGA
- a CDS encoding response regulator encodes MRRLMIADGSDVVRKVGKRILSGMGFLVSEAPSSLDALVRCEAELPNILIVDAGLDGALDLIGNIRRLPEGASVRIYYCVVQADLKKMMAGKRAGADDFLLKPFDRKILTSVFASQSMAA; translated from the coding sequence GTGCGGCGCTTGATGATTGCTGACGGGTCGGATGTTGTGCGCAAGGTCGGGAAACGCATTCTATCGGGAATGGGGTTCCTGGTTTCCGAGGCGCCGAGCAGCCTTGACGCACTGGTTCGATGCGAAGCCGAACTGCCGAACATCCTCATCGTCGACGCGGGCCTCGATGGTGCGCTCGATCTGATCGGCAATATCCGTCGCCTGCCGGAAGGCGCCTCGGTGCGGATCTATTACTGCGTCGTCCAGGCGGATCTCAAGAAGATGATGGCCGGCAAGCGGGCCGGTGCCGATGACTTCCTGCTGAAGCCATTCGACCGCAAGATTCTGACGAGTGTTTTCGCCAGCCAGTCCATGGCGGCCTGA